The following coding sequences lie in one Saccopteryx bilineata isolate mSacBil1 chromosome 5, mSacBil1_pri_phased_curated, whole genome shotgun sequence genomic window:
- the LOC136338166 gene encoding UDP-glucuronosyltransferase 2B31-like isoform X2, producing MAEGISNLKRSICSTRMSMKWISVLLLLQLSCPISPACCGKVLVWPTEYSHWINMKTILDELVQRGHEVTVLTSSASILVDPNKPSAIKFEIYPTSLTKEDMEVFFMQIINKWTDLPRDTFWAYFSQLQELFGECSDFLEKVCKSVVFNRKLMTKLQESKFDVILADAIGFCGELLAELLEIPLVYSLRFSPGDNLEKRSGGLPFIPSYVPVILSELSDRMTFMERVKNMIYVLYFDFWFEAFNQKKWDEFYSKVLGRPTTFYELMGKAEMWLIRTYWDFEFPHPFLPHFEFVGGLHCKPAKPLPKEMEEFAQSSGEHGIVVFTLGSMVTNMTEGRANMIASTLAQIPQKVIWRYEGKKPDTLGPNTRLYKWIPQNDLLDIRRML from the exons ATGGCAGAAGGAATCAGTAATTTGAAAAGAAGCATTTGTTCCACCAGGATGTCTATGAAGTGGATTTCAGTTCTGCTGCTGCTACAGCTGAGCTGTCCCATTAGCCCTGCGtgttgtggaaaggtgctggtgTGGCCCACAGAATACAGCCATTGGATCAATATGAAGACAATCCTGGATGAGCTCGTCCAGAGAGGCCATGAAGTGACCGTTCTGACATCGTCAGCTTCAATTCTTGTTGATCCCAACAAACCGTCTGCTATTAAGTTTGAGATTTATCCTACATCTTTAACAAAAGAGGATATGGAGGTTTTTTTCATGCAGATTATCAATAAATGGACAGATCTGCCAAGAGATACATTTTGGGCATATTTTTCACAACTTCAGGAACTTTTTGGGGAATGTTCTGACTTTTTAGAAAAGGTCTGTAAAAGTGTTGTTTTTAATAGGAAACTTATGACAAAACTACAGGAATCAAAGTTTGATGTCATTCTTGCAGATGCTATTGGATTCTGTGGGGAGCTGCTGGCTGAGCTACTTGAGATTCCTCTGGTGTACAGTCTCCGCTTCTCTCCTGGTGATAACTTAGAAAAGCGTAGTGGAGGACTTCCATTCATTCCTTCCTATGTACCTGTCATCCTGTCAGAATTAAGTGATCGAATGACATTTATGGAGAGggtaaaaaatatgatatatgtgctTTATTTTGACTTCTGGTTTGAAGCATTTAATCAGAAGAAATGGGATGAATTTTACAGCAAAGTACTAG GAAGACCCACTACATTTTATGAATTAATGGGTAAAGCTGAAATGTGGCTCATTAGAACCTACTGGGATTTTGAATTTCCTCATCCATTTCTACCACATTTTGAATTTGTTGGAGGGCTCCACTGCAAGCCTGCTAAACCTCTGCCTAAG GAAATGGAAGAGTTTGCCCAGAGCTCTGGAGAACATGGCATTGTGGTGTTTACCCTGGGGTCAATGGTCACAAACATGACAGAAGGAAGAGCCAATATGATTGCATCAACCCTTGCCCAGATTCCTCAAAAG GTTATTTGGAGATATGAAGGCAAAAAACCAGATACCTTAGGGCCCAATACTCGGCTCTATAAATGGATCCCCCAGAATGACCTCCTTG